A section of the Marispirochaeta aestuarii genome encodes:
- a CDS encoding chemotaxis protein CheA: MDKRFIETFIEESYELLDSMEKELLALEAEPDDEGHIQAVFRAAHTIKGSAAMFGFQEISEFAHAFETVLDEVRSGTLKINRELMNLSLRGKDHLRDLLDATRNNETGSGNAALKEKGSTILKELSRISGMERESEDNEAPPVVSDTAGGTGLEKEEATFRISFKPRSDIFASGANPLLLIRELHDLGKVTVFANIAEIPRLSEINPETLYLGWEIFLTGGCEYNELRDVFIFVESESDIIIQELKSSDYIDSRGEPKRLGEILVDSGILDPKELKSLLESQKLIGQRIEDAGLADKSEIESALHVQEHFKKSRTQNQTQQVSNTLRVSSQRLDQLIDLVGELVTVQARLGQISAQMEEENLLTVSEELERLIDDLRDNAMSLRMLPIGSTFSQFRRMVRDLSVDLGKEIELKTIGEETELDKTVLDKIHDPLVHIIRNSADHGIELPAVRMKAGKSATGTITLEAKYSGAAVMIVVRDDGRGIDPDVIRKKAVQRGLIHAGEQISDEDAYQLLFAPGFSTAEAVTNLSGRGVGLDVVEKNIQSLSGSVTIQSEPGKGTSFILTLPLTLAIIDGLAVSVGTETIIIPLASVESCMEIRIDEVDTRRRLISYRESLIPYVHLARFLDIPEQDSRRKQMVVIETSHGRMGIMVDEVLGDHQTVIKSLGNMFKGQKSFSGASILGDGSIALILDINGLVSTMDTEVLEKDAAG, translated from the coding sequence ATGGATAAACGCTTCATCGAAACCTTTATTGAAGAATCCTATGAACTTCTGGATTCCATGGAGAAGGAACTTCTGGCTCTCGAAGCTGAACCGGATGACGAAGGGCATATCCAGGCTGTATTCCGCGCCGCCCATACGATAAAAGGCTCCGCTGCCATGTTCGGTTTTCAGGAGATCTCCGAATTCGCCCACGCCTTCGAGACGGTGCTGGACGAGGTCCGTTCCGGAACCCTCAAAATCAACCGGGAACTGATGAACCTGTCCCTCCGGGGAAAGGATCATCTGCGGGATCTTCTCGATGCGACCCGGAATAACGAAACAGGATCCGGGAACGCTGCTCTGAAAGAGAAGGGTTCGACTATCCTGAAGGAACTTTCCAGGATCTCCGGCATGGAAAGGGAATCTGAAGATAACGAGGCTCCCCCGGTCGTTTCCGACACCGCCGGCGGGACCGGTTTGGAAAAGGAAGAAGCGACCTTCCGGATCAGCTTCAAGCCCCGCTCGGATATCTTTGCCAGCGGGGCAAATCCGCTGCTTCTTATCCGGGAACTCCATGATCTTGGAAAGGTTACGGTTTTTGCAAATATTGCAGAGATTCCCCGTCTTTCTGAAATTAATCCGGAGACCCTCTACCTGGGATGGGAAATCTTCCTGACCGGAGGCTGCGAATATAATGAGTTGCGGGATGTTTTTATCTTTGTAGAATCCGAATCCGATATAATCATTCAGGAACTGAAAAGTTCCGATTATATCGATTCACGGGGAGAGCCCAAGCGGCTTGGAGAAATCCTGGTGGACAGCGGCATCCTTGATCCCAAGGAGCTGAAATCCCTGCTTGAGAGCCAGAAGCTTATCGGACAGAGAATCGAAGATGCGGGTCTGGCGGACAAGTCGGAGATTGAGTCGGCCCTTCATGTTCAGGAGCACTTCAAGAAATCCAGAACACAGAATCAGACCCAGCAGGTCTCGAACACCCTTCGGGTGAGCTCCCAGAGACTCGATCAGCTCATTGATCTTGTGGGAGAACTCGTTACCGTACAGGCACGGCTTGGACAGATATCGGCCCAGATGGAGGAAGAAAATCTTCTGACCGTCAGCGAAGAGCTGGAACGTCTGATCGACGATCTGCGGGACAATGCCATGAGCCTTCGGATGCTGCCTATTGGGAGTACCTTCAGCCAGTTCAGGCGTATGGTCCGGGACCTTTCGGTGGATCTTGGAAAAGAGATTGAGTTAAAGACCATTGGAGAAGAGACTGAGCTGGACAAGACTGTGCTTGATAAGATCCATGATCCCCTGGTCCATATAATAAGAAACTCCGCTGACCATGGCATCGAACTCCCGGCAGTCAGAATGAAAGCCGGCAAGTCAGCCACTGGAACCATCACCCTGGAAGCAAAGTACAGCGGGGCTGCAGTCATGATAGTCGTCAGAGATGATGGACGGGGCATCGATCCGGATGTTATTCGAAAGAAAGCTGTTCAGCGAGGTCTGATCCACGCCGGGGAGCAGATCTCCGATGAGGATGCTTACCAGTTGCTTTTTGCTCCGGGCTTCTCTACCGCTGAAGCGGTTACAAATCTATCCGGTCGCGGAGTGGGACTGGATGTTGTGGAAAAAAATATTCAGTCCCTGTCCGGATCTGTGACAATCCAGAGCGAACCTGGAAAAGGTACAAGCTTCATTCTGACCCTTCCTCTTACCCTGGCCATAATCGACGGTCTTGCGGTTTCCGTGGGAACCGAGACCATTATTATTCCCCTGGCGTCAGTTGAATCATGTATGGAAATACGCATCGATGAGGTTGATACCCGCCGTCGCCTGATTTCCTACCGGGAAAGCCTGATACCCTACGTTCATCTGGCGAGGTTCCTGGATATTCCGGAACAGGACAGCCGGCGTAAACAGATGGTGGTTATAGAAACCAGTCACGGGCGCATGGGAATTATGGTCGACGAGGTTCTTGGAGATCATCAGACGGTAATAAAGAGTCTGGGAAACATGTTCAAGGGACAGAAGAGCTTCTCCGGTGCGTCGATTCTGGGGGACGGGTCTATCGCTCTGATCCTCGATATTAACGGCCTGGTCAGTACCATGGACACCGAGGTCCTGGAAAAAGATGCAGCAGGGTAA
- a CDS encoding STAS domain-containing protein: protein MLTVPIGTRCVIDTVKDLKSSLLEALNESSEGVLLDVSQIEEIDTAGIQLFVSLFNEVEKRKIPLKFKGPMNEKVLEQFQLSGVRYGEQING, encoded by the coding sequence GTGCTTACTGTGCCCATTGGAACCAGATGCGTTATTGATACTGTTAAGGACCTGAAATCCTCATTACTGGAAGCCTTGAACGAGTCTTCCGAGGGAGTCCTTCTGGATGTATCTCAAATAGAAGAGATCGATACCGCAGGAATACAACTCTTCGTCTCTCTGTTCAACGAGGTGGAAAAAAGAAAAATTCCACTGAAATTCAAGGGCCCCATGAACGAAAAGGTTCTGGAACAATTTCAGTTGAGCGGGGTTCGATACGGGGAACAGATTAATGGATAA
- a CDS encoding S1C family serine protease, with protein MLIIQRCKFVSILIILLILVSCASGPVLPEIPDVREINLQELQRLMDSREPLRALETVDILHKRGLIGRDEHSTYRKEIDQMISEEFHKAVEASDFNAALRLSRAAELLELSLEEGPDRKELYLDMLHGLVEKEMLIPAFAQAAEALSSGLVRYDDLGFLAEAARNSGYREWSEYLEAEPDDPEEKITGDLPGIIDSTVTIWVNRGIRIEGGMGYPDRVIGSGFFVDKNGYLITNYHVIASEVDPEYEGYSRLFIRRGDSRSPRIPARVVGWDPILDLALLKAEITPGYIFSPGKRTPRLGETIYAIGSPGGLEKTITSGIVSATERRLLQLGEAMQIDVPINQGNSGGPLMNEQGRLVGIVFAGIEFFEGINFAVPVYWLQAILSEMYAGGEVRHSWIGSALHEGADGLINLYTVPGSPADNARIKEGYRLVSVNGQAVSSLREVNAILVRERPGNLLKTLWEQQGGTRETVYMVLAERPHSPVLEAHRMGAEKELVLPLFGMKIQETGAALWEKSYVVEKVYPGTIADETGLSPNDPFYWRGLKIDPENKLALLRMVIKKRKAGFLESSIQLASYIDVDYFI; from the coding sequence ATGCTTATTATTCAACGGTGTAAGTTCGTATCCATACTGATTATTCTTCTTATTCTCGTATCCTGTGCCAGCGGACCTGTCCTCCCGGAAATCCCGGATGTACGGGAAATCAATCTTCAGGAGTTGCAGCGTCTGATGGATAGCAGGGAACCCCTCCGGGCCCTGGAAACCGTTGATATTCTGCACAAGCGCGGTCTCATTGGAAGAGACGAACACAGTACCTACCGTAAAGAAATTGACCAGATGATCTCCGAGGAGTTCCATAAGGCGGTTGAGGCCTCGGATTTCAACGCGGCCCTGCGTCTTTCCCGGGCGGCGGAACTACTGGAGCTGTCTCTGGAGGAAGGCCCTGATAGAAAAGAACTGTACCTGGACATGCTTCATGGACTGGTAGAAAAGGAGATGCTGATTCCGGCTTTCGCCCAGGCCGCAGAGGCACTTTCCTCAGGGCTTGTAAGATATGACGATCTGGGCTTTCTTGCTGAGGCTGCAAGGAATTCAGGGTACCGGGAATGGTCTGAATACCTGGAGGCTGAGCCTGATGATCCTGAGGAAAAAATAACCGGAGATTTGCCGGGCATAATTGATTCCACGGTAACGATCTGGGTAAACAGGGGTATCCGGATCGAGGGAGGAATGGGATACCCCGACCGGGTTATAGGCAGTGGTTTCTTTGTCGATAAAAACGGCTACCTTATAACCAATTACCATGTAATAGCCAGCGAGGTTGATCCGGAATACGAAGGATACTCCCGCCTGTTTATTCGAAGGGGTGACAGTCGTTCTCCCAGAATTCCGGCCCGGGTAGTGGGCTGGGATCCTATACTGGATCTTGCCCTGTTGAAAGCGGAAATCACTCCCGGTTATATATTCAGTCCCGGTAAACGGACACCGCGTCTGGGTGAAACCATTTATGCCATTGGTAGTCCCGGAGGGCTGGAAAAAACCATCACTTCGGGTATTGTCTCTGCTACTGAGCGTCGTCTTCTTCAGCTTGGCGAGGCCATGCAGATAGATGTACCCATAAACCAGGGAAACAGCGGGGGGCCGCTCATGAATGAACAGGGCCGCCTTGTGGGAATAGTCTTTGCGGGGATTGAATTCTTTGAGGGGATCAATTTCGCCGTTCCCGTCTACTGGCTCCAGGCCATTCTTTCTGAAATGTATGCGGGAGGAGAGGTCCGGCATTCCTGGATAGGCTCTGCACTGCATGAAGGGGCAGATGGCCTGATCAATCTGTATACAGTCCCGGGATCCCCTGCTGATAATGCACGGATAAAAGAGGGATACCGCCTGGTTTCGGTGAATGGACAGGCAGTCAGCAGTTTACGGGAAGTAAACGCCATACTTGTACGGGAACGACCGGGAAATCTGCTCAAAACCCTATGGGAACAACAGGGCGGGACACGGGAAACGGTATATATGGTGCTTGCTGAACGTCCCCATTCCCCGGTGCTGGAAGCCCACAGGATGGGAGCTGAAAAGGAACTTGTACTCCCCCTGTTCGGTATGAAGATTCAGGAGACAGGGGCTGCACTGTGGGAAAAAAGTTATGTAGTGGAGAAGGTGTACCCCGGTACTATTGCCGACGAGACAGGTCTTTCCCCAAATGATCCCTTCTACTGGCGGGGACTCAAGATCGATCCGGAAAACAAGCTAGCCCTGCTGCGCATGGTTATTAAAAAACGAAAGGCCGGTTTTCTGGAATCCTCCATTCAGCTTGCATCCTATATAGATGTCGATTATTTTATCTAA
- a CDS encoding tetratricopeptide repeat protein — protein MIIANRQVFWSLPARFKALFSLILLLAGSFSVFTESGFDRDKALSRAYVQVALDLSTETDAASSLIEAALEFDPDNSDARYLKARRILEEGSSIRKAAEELENALDSDTWHFTDPASALLLLVEQYDQLMRYDDMWNTLHSLTESERTDGGWYYFALRSALATGRLDDAGELARKGTRLFPRHEEIKALRSEIDPAYRRSLIDKALAPGGSQTSELLLRTLVLESTGDLRMQLLQRYLDLGYGDPRIIILRDFSTTEGEEESSPDISVLLTEKNLRRLSVFRQIYLLFEDAQRLEEFRDFCAHRRIVVYEDRNGDEYDDGMYILKDGQLAEVRKDLDQDAVQEIIIEFTENREVLSEPETLFLLKDDRRYTIEYGRYPEVRGIKIDNSDLVWEFNFAESVLNLDVVDHEHLPPFVGTDSGKIPADTELRELAYRYVENDARGTTRGDASGMTVREENGTRIRSLTEGSDKRIERDLDGDGKPEIREIYRDNSLYGVYLDQDENGISEYLYYPSRGLHEWDWDQDGEIDYQSYNGN, from the coding sequence ATGATAATAGCAAACAGACAAGTTTTCTGGAGCCTCCCGGCAAGGTTTAAAGCCCTGTTCTCCCTGATACTGCTTCTGGCGGGATCTTTTTCCGTGTTTACAGAGTCGGGCTTTGACAGGGACAAAGCTCTTTCCAGAGCCTACGTTCAGGTTGCTCTTGACCTGAGTACGGAGACGGACGCCGCCTCCTCGCTTATAGAGGCGGCTCTGGAGTTTGATCCTGATAACTCCGACGCGCGGTATCTCAAGGCCCGAAGAATACTGGAAGAGGGATCGTCAATACGAAAGGCCGCGGAGGAACTGGAAAACGCCCTGGACAGCGATACCTGGCATTTTACGGATCCGGCAAGCGCGCTGCTCCTCCTGGTTGAACAGTACGATCAACTCATGCGTTACGATGATATGTGGAACACGCTGCATTCGCTGACTGAGTCCGAAAGGACTGACGGAGGCTGGTACTATTTCGCCCTGCGCTCCGCCTTAGCCACAGGCCGGCTGGATGATGCCGGCGAGCTTGCCAGGAAGGGAACCCGACTGTTCCCCAGGCATGAGGAGATCAAAGCCCTGAGATCCGAAATTGACCCGGCTTACAGACGCTCCCTGATCGATAAAGCCCTGGCTCCGGGGGGCAGCCAGACCTCGGAACTCCTGCTTCGTACTCTTGTCCTCGAATCCACCGGCGATCTGAGAATGCAGCTTCTGCAGCGTTACCTGGACCTTGGTTATGGGGATCCGCGAATTATTATTCTCCGGGATTTCAGCACGACTGAAGGTGAAGAAGAAAGCAGTCCGGACATCAGCGTCCTGCTGACAGAGAAAAACCTGAGGCGTTTATCTGTTTTTCGCCAGATATACCTTCTCTTCGAAGACGCACAACGGCTGGAGGAGTTCCGGGATTTCTGCGCTCATCGGCGCATTGTCGTATACGAAGACCGGAACGGCGATGAATACGATGACGGCATGTATATCCTGAAAGACGGGCAGCTGGCAGAGGTCAGAAAAGACCTGGATCAGGATGCCGTGCAGGAGATTATCATCGAGTTTACTGAAAACCGTGAAGTTTTATCAGAGCCTGAAACCCTTTTTCTGTTGAAAGATGACAGAAGATATACCATTGAATACGGAAGGTATCCTGAAGTCCGGGGGATAAAAATAGACAACTCCGATCTTGTATGGGAGTTCAATTTCGCCGAATCGGTTCTCAACCTGGATGTTGTGGACCATGAGCATCTCCCGCCCTTCGTCGGGACAGATTCAGGGAAAATCCCCGCCGATACGGAACTGCGGGAACTTGCCTACCGTTATGTCGAGAATGACGCCCGCGGAACTACCCGGGGTGATGCTTCGGGGATGACTGTAAGGGAAGAGAACGGCACACGCATCAGGAGCCTGACGGAAGGCAGCGATAAGCGCATTGAACGGGATCTCGACGGGGATGGAAAACCGGAGATACGTGAAATATACCGTGACAATTCCCTCTATGGAGTTTATCTTGATCAGGATGAGAACGGGATATCAGAATATCTCTATTATCCCTCCCGGGGGCTGCATGAATGGGACTGGGATCAGGACGGAGAAATCGATTATCAAAGTTATAACGGCAACTGA
- the ftsH gene encoding ATP-dependent zinc metalloprotease FtsH has translation MDDKKKPGGGQGGPDWFPFNFNNNRFALIFVASLIVFFALIFLFDTGNSDMELPYSTFFRYLTDGQIDTVTILDYNEIQGTLRGGEYGTNRSFITRIPYPDEELMPLLRDNGVIVRGGRKSPSPFMIILQSLPWLIGFFLIWFMFRQVQGGGNKAFSFGKSRAKQYLENDSKITFNDVAGQHEAKYELQEVVDFLKNPQKFTKIGARIPTGVLLVGMPGTGKTLLAKACAGEAGVPFFHMSGSDFVEMFVGVGASRVRDLFEQGRRNAPCILFIDELDAVGRTRGAGYGGGHDEREQTLNQMLVEMDGFDTKDGVIILAATNRPDVLDPALLRPGRFDRQVVVDMPDIKERESILNIHSRKVPLSEDVDINRIARATPGSSGADLANLVNEAALFAARENSSAVNMKHFEEARDKLLLGVARRSRVISPEDKLMTAYHEAGHALLHYYLENADPLHKVTVIPHGQALGLAMSLPEKETYSRNRNWLLDRIKITMGGYVAEKLIYNQTTTGTKNDIEQATKIARRMVCEWGMSDSLGFVTFGGEEEPIFLGKEIARHQDYSEKTAEKIDGEIHDILRSCLDSVTKLLSEHKDQLTRLAEHLVAKESLDDKEIRQLLGFPDDNSKQTSFLEPPGKV, from the coding sequence TTGGACGATAAGAAAAAGCCGGGAGGCGGTCAGGGCGGACCTGACTGGTTTCCTTTCAATTTTAACAATAACCGCTTTGCCCTGATTTTTGTGGCGAGTCTCATTGTGTTTTTTGCCCTCATTTTTCTGTTTGATACAGGGAACAGCGACATGGAGCTGCCGTACTCCACTTTTTTCCGGTATCTGACGGATGGACAGATAGATACCGTCACGATTCTGGATTACAACGAGATTCAGGGTACCCTTCGGGGCGGCGAGTATGGTACGAACAGAAGTTTCATTACCAGGATACCCTATCCTGACGAGGAGTTGATGCCTCTTCTGCGGGACAACGGAGTTATTGTCCGGGGGGGACGGAAATCACCTTCGCCGTTTATGATCATTCTTCAGTCCCTGCCATGGCTTATCGGTTTTTTCCTTATATGGTTCATGTTCAGACAGGTCCAGGGAGGTGGAAACAAAGCCTTCTCCTTCGGAAAAAGCCGGGCAAAGCAGTACCTGGAAAACGATTCAAAGATTACCTTCAACGACGTTGCCGGGCAGCACGAAGCAAAATACGAACTCCAGGAGGTTGTGGACTTCCTGAAGAACCCCCAGAAATTTACCAAAATCGGAGCCCGTATTCCAACGGGAGTGCTTCTGGTTGGTATGCCCGGAACGGGAAAGACCCTGTTGGCGAAGGCCTGCGCAGGGGAGGCGGGGGTACCGTTTTTTCATATGTCCGGCTCGGATTTTGTTGAAATGTTCGTCGGCGTCGGTGCAAGCAGGGTCCGGGACCTCTTTGAGCAGGGACGGCGGAATGCCCCCTGCATTCTGTTTATCGATGAGCTGGATGCCGTCGGCAGGACCAGGGGAGCCGGCTACGGGGGCGGTCATGACGAGCGTGAACAGACCCTCAACCAGATGCTGGTGGAGATGGATGGTTTTGACACCAAGGACGGGGTGATAATTCTGGCTGCGACGAACCGTCCGGATGTTCTTGATCCCGCCCTCCTCAGACCTGGACGCTTCGACAGGCAGGTTGTTGTTGATATGCCGGATATCAAGGAGCGGGAATCGATACTCAATATACATTCCCGCAAGGTCCCTCTTTCCGAGGATGTGGATATAAACCGGATTGCCCGGGCCACACCGGGATCCTCGGGAGCCGATCTGGCAAATCTCGTAAACGAAGCAGCCCTTTTTGCCGCCCGGGAGAACTCCAGTGCCGTTAACATGAAGCACTTTGAGGAGGCCCGGGATAAACTCCTCCTGGGGGTTGCACGAAGATCCCGGGTTATCTCTCCGGAAGACAAGCTGATGACCGCCTACCACGAAGCAGGCCATGCTCTTCTTCATTACTATCTGGAGAATGCCGATCCTCTCCACAAGGTTACGGTGATTCCCCACGGGCAGGCTCTGGGACTTGCCATGAGTCTTCCCGAAAAAGAGACCTACTCCCGCAACCGAAACTGGCTGCTGGACAGGATTAAGATTACCATGGGCGGTTATGTGGCCGAAAAGCTGATTTACAATCAGACGACCACAGGAACAAAGAACGACATTGAACAGGCTACAAAAATAGCCCGGCGAATGGTCTGTGAATGGGGCATGAGTGATTCCCTCGGCTTTGTCACTTTCGGGGGAGAGGAGGAACCCATTTTCCTCGGCAAGGAGATAGCCAGACACCAGGACTATTCTGAAAAAACCGCCGAGAAAATAGACGGCGAGATACATGATATTCTGCGATCCTGTCTTGATTCCGTGACCAAACTCCTGAGCGAGCATAAAGATCAGCTGACCAGGCTTGCCGAGCACCTGGTGGCCAAAGAGAGTCTTGACGATAAAGAAATCCGGCAACTATTGGGGTTTCCTGATGATAATAGCAAACAGACAAGTTTTCTGGAGCCTCCCGGCAAGGTTTAA
- the tilS gene encoding tRNA lysidine(34) synthetase TilS: MSVYFKRWNIDPAKGILIAASGGIDSTALMAALARYRDFNKKELPLHALYVNHNLRTGEEIEEDWSGLRAAARLCSVPVHRIDVPENDIARSASALHEGVEAAARRARYEALDVWLNRLNLGYIALGHTLDDLVETMIMRFFQGCGVSGLHGIPPLRGNRIRPLLEVSKAELGELVRELGLPFSEDSSNREDWYLRNRIRNELIPVLAREFPSMAGSLGKSARFFRQEEAVLQEEALRRIPWSLGKNRAETDVPVFFSAPEALRVRSLLSLIHYYLPGSSRVPRDFLSVKELSYYRKNAVLLRGHGFTLRKEDARLIFVPSVVFPVKTRYVKRIFRGSDGTIAEFRYSWGSRMPAEGHGTALALTESSRGKTLFLRSRRLSDSIRTPGGSKRLKDIYRELGVSEDSRDKIPVLQVGDEVAAVFGSLFGYRDVLAEGYQDFPAPQAGDVLSIQRMETGIGR, encoded by the coding sequence GTGTCCGTCTATTTCAAACGCTGGAATATAGATCCCGCGAAGGGCATTCTCATAGCTGCCTCGGGCGGAATTGACAGTACCGCCCTCATGGCTGCCCTGGCCCGCTACCGTGACTTCAACAAAAAGGAACTGCCTCTCCATGCCCTGTACGTAAACCACAATCTTCGAACCGGAGAAGAGATAGAAGAAGACTGGAGCGGACTGCGCGCGGCAGCCCGGCTGTGTTCGGTACCAGTACATCGAATCGATGTTCCGGAGAATGACATAGCACGATCCGCCTCCGCGCTGCACGAAGGTGTGGAAGCTGCGGCACGCCGGGCCAGATATGAAGCCCTTGATGTCTGGCTGAACAGGCTGAATCTTGGATACATCGCCCTGGGGCACACCCTGGATGATCTGGTGGAGACCATGATTATGCGTTTTTTTCAGGGCTGCGGTGTCTCGGGTTTACACGGTATTCCCCCCCTTCGCGGCAACAGAATCCGACCGCTTCTTGAAGTCAGCAAGGCAGAACTGGGAGAGCTTGTCCGGGAGCTCGGGCTGCCCTTCAGCGAGGACAGCAGCAATCGGGAGGACTGGTATCTGCGAAACCGGATTCGAAACGAACTCATACCAGTGCTGGCCCGGGAGTTTCCCTCCATGGCCGGGAGTCTGGGAAAATCGGCCCGCTTTTTCCGCCAGGAAGAGGCTGTTTTACAGGAGGAGGCGCTCAGAAGAATCCCCTGGTCCCTTGGTAAGAACAGGGCCGAGACGGATGTCCCGGTTTTTTTCTCCGCCCCTGAAGCGTTGCGGGTAAGGAGTCTATTATCGCTGATTCATTACTATCTGCCAGGAAGCTCCCGGGTGCCCCGGGATTTTCTTTCCGTAAAGGAGCTTTCATACTACAGAAAAAATGCTGTTCTGCTCCGGGGCCACGGTTTTACCCTCCGCAAAGAGGATGCCCGACTCATCTTTGTCCCCTCGGTTGTATTTCCCGTTAAAACACGATATGTTAAGAGAATATTCCGGGGAAGTGACGGTACCATTGCTGAGTTCCGCTATTCCTGGGGGTCCCGGATGCCTGCTGAGGGGCACGGGACTGCACTTGCCTTGACGGAGAGCAGTCGCGGAAAGACTCTTTTCCTGCGAAGCAGACGGCTGTCTGATTCAATTCGGACCCCCGGGGGAAGCAAACGACTTAAGGACATATACAGGGAACTCGGTGTTTCCGAGGATTCCCGGGATAAAATACCGGTATTGCAGGTTGGAGACGAGGTCGCGGCCGTCTTCGGATCGCTTTTCGGATACCGGGATGTTCTTGCCGAGGGCTATCAGGATTTTCCGGCCCCGCAGGCAGGGGATGTACTGAGTATACAACGGATGGAGACAGGGATTGGACGATAA
- the pth gene encoding aminoacyl-tRNA hydrolase, whose translation MKSNPRDVLIVFGLGNPGREYEKTRHNAGFLVLEELAERLSLKFTKPFFRPWRSACTDITTGEGFCRLVLAAPLTYMNASGKVVPDILQRYTAAPKQIIVVCDSLDLPAGIIRIKQRGSSAGQKGLESIISVLGTDKFKRLFVGIGRPDQKKEVISWVLSAPLGEELSEFRQGISRAADAVLEMTRLPLDRVMNKYNGTAKE comes from the coding sequence GTGAAGAGTAATCCCCGAGATGTGCTGATAGTCTTCGGACTTGGAAATCCTGGAAGGGAATATGAGAAAACCCGGCATAATGCCGGGTTTCTTGTTCTGGAAGAACTTGCAGAAAGGCTTTCCCTGAAGTTTACCAAGCCCTTTTTTCGTCCGTGGCGATCTGCATGTACCGATATTACAACCGGGGAAGGCTTTTGTCGCCTGGTACTTGCAGCTCCCCTGACGTACATGAACGCTTCCGGCAAGGTGGTCCCCGATATTCTGCAGCGTTATACGGCGGCACCAAAACAGATAATTGTCGTTTGCGACAGTCTTGATCTTCCCGCCGGGATTATACGGATAAAACAAAGGGGATCTTCCGCCGGTCAGAAGGGGCTCGAGTCCATCATCTCCGTTTTGGGAACGGACAAATTTAAACGCCTCTTTGTAGGAATAGGCAGACCGGATCAGAAAAAAGAGGTTATCTCCTGGGTATTGTCGGCTCCCCTCGGGGAAGAGCTTTCCGAATTCAGGCAGGGTATCAGCAGAGCAGCGGATGCTGTACTGGAAATGACCCGACTTCCCCTTGACCGGGTAATGAATAAATATAATGGAACCGCTAAAGAGTAG
- a CDS encoding 50S ribosomal protein L25, translating into MEQKTLAGYQRPDTKKTVTRRLRNEGMIPAVIYGHSEPVSISISSKEFEKKFHNVSENTIINISVDKGKKYDVLVKDYQEDMIKNRILHIDFYEIEQGKVLRTNVPVHFEGVPQGVRNGGIVEVQLHDVEIECLPKDIPESFVLDIAAMQIGDALHVSDIPVSDSVRILTPEDHDIVAITAVKVGAVETAEEAEETAEAKVAAGSAEGEGEE; encoded by the coding sequence ATGGAACAGAAAACCCTGGCCGGATACCAGCGGCCCGACACAAAGAAAACCGTAACCCGGCGGCTGCGCAATGAAGGCATGATCCCCGCAGTAATTTACGGACACAGCGAACCTGTCAGCATAAGTATAAGTTCAAAGGAATTCGAGAAGAAATTCCACAATGTCAGTGAAAACACAATTATCAACATCTCGGTAGATAAGGGCAAAAAATACGATGTTCTGGTCAAGGACTACCAGGAAGATATGATCAAGAACCGTATTCTTCATATCGATTTTTACGAAATCGAGCAGGGAAAGGTTCTGCGTACCAACGTGCCTGTCCATTTTGAAGGTGTGCCCCAGGGTGTGCGGAACGGCGGGATTGTCGAAGTACAGCTTCACGATGTGGAGATCGAGTGCCTTCCCAAGGATATCCCGGAGTCTTTTGTCCTCGACATAGCGGCAATGCAGATCGGTGACGCCCTTCATGTTTCCGATATACCTGTCAGCGATTCCGTCAGGATTCTGACTCCTGAAGATCACGACATTGTAGCTATTACCGCTGTTAAGGTCGGTGCCGTAGAAACAGCAGAGGAGGCGGAAGAAACTGCTGAAGCCAAAGTGGCGGCTGGATCTGCAGAAGGTGAGGGTGAAGAGTAA
- the spoVG gene encoding septation regulator SpoVG — MEITDIRIRRVEADGKLKAYVTVTFDDSFVVHNVKVIEGKNGAFIAMPSRKTKTGEYKDVAHPINSDFRGKLQERILEEYKAQADSSPAYDEDEDS; from the coding sequence ATGGAAATCACGGATATCCGGATTCGGCGTGTCGAAGCGGACGGTAAACTTAAGGCCTACGTAACCGTAACCTTTGATGACTCCTTTGTTGTTCACAATGTGAAGGTGATCGAGGGGAAGAACGGCGCGTTTATTGCCATGCCTTCGAGAAAGACGAAAACCGGTGAGTACAAGGATGTGGCGCATCCGATTAATTCGGATTTCCGGGGAAAACTGCAGGAACGCATTCTGGAAGAATATAAGGCCCAGGCTGACAGCAGCCCGGCCTACGACGAAGACGAAGACAGCTGA